The Vitis vinifera cultivar Pinot Noir 40024 chromosome 1, ASM3070453v1 DNA segment AAATTTTTGGCCACTTGGATGATAATATAGACATGTAGGAAAGGTTCTTTGATTTTTTGTGTAATTAAATTCCTTTGCTATATATATGAGATTTGTTTTGTGAAGCTTTATATTCTAACTGCATGTTGGAAATCTTGTACAAtgtatattttgttatttaatttggagttaattGACCTATATcactcatttttcaaatttatgattttaagattttattgatttttggaAACATGGATTAATCTCATAAATCTCAACTTAATGGGATAATCTCTATCTCCTATGAGCTTTTTTTCATGATCATTAGGGGGTTGGGATGTGGATTAGactatgaaaattaattgaggCTTATAAGAAAACCCacattctttgattttcaaaattaaccCACTTGCATTCCTATTTTTAACACCCAACGTGTTTTTATGAGCTTGAACTTTTTGGCccattctaaaatatttttgagacTTGGATCCATTATAGGccaaggaaaaaaggaaaataatatattaaataatgacATGTTCAATAAGTgccataaaaagaaagaagattatATCTAATAATGTCACTTTTTAAAAGCGCCAAGGAACgaagctttaatttttttaaattttgtagtaGTGTGAGTTTTCTATCTCGATTTAATATCAAATAAGATATCAGAGTGCAATTGACTCTTTGTAATAGAATATTGAttcaacttcataattaggTTCTAAAGGAACCAGTACTTTCCTATGGGTTACAATGGTCCTTACTTGAACTCATATTCTTTAGTGGCACATTATTTAAGAGATAGttggtttatttattcatatgtaTACATAAGGGTATCTTGGTAAATATGCAAGTCTACATATATAAGATCTTATATGGTCGTTTTGgattgagttaattaattaattagagtaTAATAGaactaaataattatttaagacCCAATGGGTTAGTTAAATGACCCAAGCCTAAGAAAGTAAACTTATATAGACCTACTTAAGGGCTTAGGGCTTAGAGTCTTGCTATTTAGTTCCCCCCCAAATCCTCACAAAAAAGATTCCATCACATGCCAAAATCAGAGTCATCAAGTGGAAGATTGTGAGGTTTTCAAGATTTGCATAATCATCTCCAGCAATTGAAATTGCTTTGGGAACATCCAATTAATCAtagatatgtttttttatatacctAGATCTATAATTTCTATTTGTTGTAACTTCTATTATGTAGATCTAGAGATACCTAGAATTATCTTGCATACACCCTAACAATCTAAGGCTTGGAATAGAGTAATGCAAATATTCCAACAAAGATGTGCAAGTTCAAGAGATAAGTGGACAAATGGTGTAAAGGCTTGGGTGCACAATTTAAGTTGGCCGGAGGTACACGGTTTAAATATCCTCATTTGTTATTTTGTCTTTTCCTATGTacatttactttttatataatgaaataCCATTATTTGaatccaataaaaataatttcacgGTCTAATTCTAGGTAAATCAAAATCTAATTGGAAAaactttattgaattttttggaaacaaaaaaaaaagtttgccaaagaaaaattatcaaagataaaaaataccaaaaaaaatattgagtATCATCAACAtgaaatcaacaaaatctatcgttttttatcttaaattttataaattttaaaaataacatgttaGCCATACTcaatgagaaagagagagagccTTTTTCTGGACATGAACACTGAAGGAAGGAGAGGAGATGCGAGTTCCCATCACTTTAACATTATAACGAATCCTCACAGAAACAAATACACATAGGCCCaatcaaataagagaaacaGATCATAAGAAAATTTAcgaggaaagcaaagagaataaAGAATAACAAATCATCTTTTTGattgtccttttttttaaaaaaaaaataaattattttttgtaaaatgagCTAGCTCTTTTCACAGGGTTCAGTTGATCCGCTTGGAGTCATGGCTTTGCTGGCTCAGCTGCAGCCGCTACTGCCTCTGTCGCTTCGCGTTCTTCAACCATCACCGCTAcctcttctttcttctcttcttcaatCACTATCTCCTTTTCCTTCCCGCTTGCTTCTTCTTCACCAGTTGTGTTGGTGGTCGGCGGCGGCAACTCCTCTTCGTTCTCTTCTGTCACTATAAAAGTCGACACCTTCTCAAATAAGAAGAGAACTGGCCCTGAAACCAACCCTGGTCCATACTTTGAAGATGCTTCACATACTGCTTTTGATCCCGGAAATTCTGTTCATATAAGGATTATCagtaaacaattaaaaattcaattttaatgaatttcttAAGGGAAATCTGCCTAtctatagagagagaaaaaaatctaCACACACACTAGATGAAAGAAATATACCGATTTTGACGAGTTCGTCAAGGAACTTCTGAACTGCAGTGGAGTTCTTAAGTCCTGCCTCCTTAGGTTCCTTAACCAAAGTCTGTTCAAAGTGGTAGCCGACAAAATTAGCTTCAAGATTTTTCCATGATCATATTAAATTTAGGGATTTATATTgattgtttttaattgttttcagtTGTAGTACGTCAACATGGGGTTACTACTCTTATCAAATATCCATGGATGGAGAGAGCACACAACCTTGATTTCAGTTGAGGAAGCTTCATAGATTTCAATGACTTTAGGCTGGAGCTCGTCTTTCTTGGCTTCAAAGTCCTTATTGATCTCTTCCTAATCAAAACCAAGAAGCATAGAATGATAAGAGAagatatacatatacatatactATAAACCTACAATAACCTAGAGATGATGATAGATATCTATAAAATAAAACGGACCTTAGAATCATCGAAGGACTTGCAGGCTTCAGCAGCAGCAGTCTTTTTAGTACCGCTTTTCTCAAAAATTTTCTTGATCTTTGGAAGAACCTTGGATTTCCAGTAACCCATCGTTGTGGACAATTTTGAAACGTTCAAAAATGGATCTGATGacaaaataaaaccaacaagaaCGAAATTAATTTCCTTAGCAAGCCACCTACCTAGCTCCCTCTTCCCTCCAATATATCATTGGTATATGAAatacagatatatatatatatatatatatatatatggaagcaCAATAATATTTCGACTATACataggtaaataaataaataagttgtaTACAAATGGATGAGAGAAACTTGAAGAGATTTTATCCCAGAGAATCTCTCCTGCCCAAAATTTCAAGCTTACAATTTCTCGACTCTGCTTTGCGTTTGTGTGGCTTCCAGAGTCCAGCAGACTTTAATTAAAGTCCACCAACATGGAACTGTTAAGCCAACTGTTCCTCCTAGTAAGGCCTTAATAGCGTTGGCAGCAACATATGTTGCCACCCAGCTGCTTCAAAGTATTTGTAGTAAATTACCTTATTCTCCagaaaacaaatcaacaacAATGGGCAATAGTCAAAATTGGCCTTAATTACCTCGATTTGTGGGCTTTGAGAGGCTGAATCCCGATGATTGAAAGAAAGACAAATGTCGACAAGGGGATTCAATATCTAATTGTACTGAGAATTACAAAAGTCTTTAGTTTAGGACTTGATTGCAAATGGAGGGGCTCGTAATTATTGGGGTATCTGGAAGGGTGTCTGAGAAAAGAGGTGGGGCGGAGCCAGCTGGCAATCGCCTCAATCAAAGGTGGCAATATCATGATGCGGGGCCCGAAGGTGATGTTGATCTGTAAGAAATGTTCATATCTGGTTTGGCCTCTCAAACTTGTCACGTGGCTTCGCTGGTACCATCGCCGTCTATGGATTTAAAATGCCCTCCATTCTCCTTTCATTTCTCACACCCTACCATCCATGTTGCTTACTACCTTGTCTGCTTCTGACATAATCAGTCCAGGACTCCATCCTCCATCCCCACCCCATGTTACTACTCCTTTTTAATTGGTTGATGATAGTCGCTATTATCCACAAATCATAGCTTGCATCCACATGCCTGTTGCCTTCTTTTATCAGCTGTGTTTTAACTAAACCAGCAGTACTGGGACACAAAGTATCTAATACTAGTTGGACTATATTTGGTTGccaaaatatttaaacaaaaatgttgaggaaaaaagaaaagtaaataaaaaataaaataaaaataaaaatttaaaattagtgaattattttatatgatgttttttcatttaatttaatttatattttctatatataaagaattaaatcatttaaaaatatataaatctctaacttattttaattatataagattttttgtgcattttttcAGTAAAAGCAAACATATAAACgtattttttcacatttttttttaaatcagacATTCATGACTGATtaattcattgattaatttatGCAAGCAGCTCTGTggaaaatatatggaatttcCATATATGATTTCACTAACTTAGTTTGTTGGACCCAACTTAAATATTATGATTGAAcgttttaatttagtttattgCTAGGGCCtatcaagatatatatatagaagcaAGTAATAATTAATCTGAAAGACTTGTTATTGAAGGCCATATGCTCCCCCGGTTATGTAGACTGTCGTAGATATTATCTAGCCTTGGATCCCTGCATGATGCGGAGATAGGTAAGCTTGGAAAAGGACACGGTGGTTTGCGTGTTTGTGTGGATGAGATGCTGGTGGGGTCGGGGGCTTGGTGGGATATAGGGACAGGGCCATTGGTCCAGGATGCATATGTGCTGAGTCATAGTGgaattatttatcattatataCATCTTTACGGCTAACTTCGCCCATAGTATTAGCTAGCTTCCAGAGGcatacaaaaaatttaagacCACCTAATTTTGGGTTGGTTGAATTTCCATTGTAATCAACGCAATTACATATATACTGTGAGTTTTAAGTGCCTCAGCtcattgaaaaacaaaatctaTAACCATATTAACTCTACCCTAGTATATTAAATGAGCATTATTTTTGGTATACAAACTTGCACTGGCTAAACAAATCCTCTTATCGTCTTACCACCTTTACTCTTGTCATCATAGTATattcacattatttttttctatggAATCTTGCACACGCTATTTGAGAttctttattataaaaataaaagaaatataaacaaACCATAATAACATCAGGTTCAACAACATACCAAATTAATTTATGGTATAAGCTCCCCAAAGTACAATTTGGAAAATTGCCAGCCAAAATCAATATCTTATACCCTAGGTAGAAAAACAAGTTTAATACTTGGTGAAGGTTTAGATCACCAAAACAATAGAAGAACCatgtttatatttcttttcaaagaGGTATCATTGACACCCTATAAGCAAAGGTGGCTTCATGTATAAACTCCTTAATTTCAAGGCTCTTGTATTTTAAGGCCCTTGCATCATTTTTCATCCAACCAACTCCATCACATGCCTTTTTTATATGATACCTAACATAGTCACTTTGCTTGACTCCCTATACTGTGGCATAGCCATTCTCTTGAAGGTTATAAGACATTCCTTTCATATTGGAGTATGAGAAATGGTTGGGAGATATTGATTTGATATGATTATATTGGGGTATAGCCATTGTAGAGAGCTATTTGTATTAGAGCATAGCCACCTCGTTGGATATTTGACATTGAGATTGGGTTGTTTGCTTATGATTTGGGTTGTGTGAAATTTTTGGATATGTTAGCACCTTGGGTCCAGTCTTCTCAACATACTTATTTTAATCTAGATACCCACTTACATTTGTTGCACACTCAAGCATTCCACCTATGATATCTTCATACTTACATCTATCATGTAAGAGTCTAACTGATATTTCCTATTGAGCCTACCCATTTCACCATAAGACATGATCATAACTAATCTCTTGATTAGAGGACGATGTAGACCAATCTTGGGCTTCTTCATCAAATTTTCATGTGCCTTTTGGACATTGAATTTGACATCTTCCATGGTGGAAAGGGCTGATAAATAGTCGATGTATTTGTGATGACTCTttcattttaatagttgatatGTTGTGTCTTAACTTACTTGCATTTAGAGTCAAAGCATTGGTTACCTTTGTTTTGGTCCATCATTTAGTCGTATTTTATCAGCATATCTCCCTTGATGCATGACCCTATTTGGTTTTGTTGACCGAGATTAGACATTTTTATCTCATTATCATCGAGCATATTCTAGAGTGTAGTAGTTTTGTGACATTTTGTATCTCATGTTGTTCACCACCACACATTAGGGCATAACCCCTTCATGGAGATTGTCATATCTTTAGTTAGCTTCATTGCCATTTAGCTTGGTGGTTGATCCTTACAAGATATTGTACTATAGgtattccttttttttcacCGAGCTCATTTGCATCTTTATTTCAATCTCttatttcttctcaattttaggTAATTTTGGTCATGGTGATCACATCACTCCTTTCAAAGTTTATTTTAGGTGATCTTGGTTATGGCAACCATGTCCTTCAActtttaggtgattttggttATGACAGATGCGTCCATCAATTTTTAGATGATTTTTTGTCATGGTGACCACGTTCCTCCTTTTAGAGTTTcttttaggtgattttggtcatgCTAACCATGTCCCTAaatttttatgttgttttggTCGTGACATTCACATCCTGCCTTTCTTAGTgttttaagtaattttaattgCAGATCACATCCCTTCTTTTCTAATTATGTTTAGGGCTTTTTTTAGATAGCATTTTCATCATAGTCGTCATATGGCCCTAAGCCACTTCTTTAGTCATATGTTTTGCTTGCCATCTCACCCTTAAGACATATCTTTAGATCACCTTTAAGCCCTTGTGTTGTCCTTTACTCTTTAAGCTCTTATGCCTCTTAAGCCCTGTGTTACCTCTCTTTTTTAGGCTTCCATGCCTCCTTATTCTTTTAAGCCCTTTGAGTCTTTTTAGGCTCCCGTGCCTCCTTATTTATTTTAGGCCTTTGCACCTTCATTTTTTTAGGCACCTTGTGTCTCTTTAGCCTTGCATTGCTTTATCTCTTTAAGCCTTTGtgtctcttttttctttaagcCCCTCTGGTATCCTTTCCTTTTTAGGCTCTCGTGCCTTTTCAGGCTCATGTTATATCTCTCTTTTAAGCCTTTATACCTCCTTATTCTTTTAGGCCCTCTAAGCCTTTTTAGGTTATCATGGCTCATTTCTTTAGGCCTTTACATCTCATTTCTTTTAGGCCCAACATGTCTTTTCTACCTTGCACTGCTTTATCTCTTTAGGCTCCTATGCCTAATTTTTCTTCAAGACGCTTAAGCCTTTTTAGGCTCCcattcctctgttttctttAGGCCCCTCGAGCTTCTTTAGTCTCGCACTACCTTATTTCTTTTTAGGCTTCCATGTTACCTTATATCTTTAGGCCCTTTGAGCCTCCTCAGATTTGTGCCTCCTTATTTCTTTTAGGTTTTGGTACCTTCTTATTCTCTTAGGCCCTGCAGCCTCTTTAAGCccttatactttttttttccttgggttTTTTGAGCCTTTTCAGCCCCGTGTTGCCCTTATTTTTTCAAGCCCTTGAGCCTCATTTCCTCTTTCATCAAGTTTTTACTAGGACATACCCCTTTGTTCAAGTTTTTATTGGGgcatacccttttttttttagttcatttgGGGGACACCCCTTCTTTGAGTTTATTTGGGCCATTTTCCTCTTCATGAAGTTTTTACTAGGGCATAccctctttttttttagttcatctAGGGCATTCCTTTTTCATTTAGTTTTTACTAGGGTGTACATCTTTCATCGAGTTTCATTTAGGGCATACCTTCTTCGTTAAGTTTATTTGGGCATACCTCATTTCTTTGAGATAAttaaatcttctttttcttagtCACCCTTTAATGGGTTGACTTGGAGTTGCAATTCACGATTTCCCTTAGGCTCATCCCAcagcccaaagttgttcattacattcattataaCTTGAAGTTGCCCATTGCATtataaccctgagctattcatttCATCATAAACTTAAGCCTTTTATCATTTCGGTCATCCTTGAGTGGTTTGACTAGGAGTTGCAGATCATAATTTCCCATTTCGATCAATTTTGTGGCATTTAGAGCccataacctagagttgttcattgcatcacaacctagagttactcattgcatcaCAACCTAACGTTGTTCATTGCATCACACCTcggagttgttcattgcattaT contains these protein-coding regions:
- the LOC100261607 gene encoding plasma membrane-associated cation-binding protein 1; its protein translation is MGYWKSKVLPKIKKIFEKSGTKKTAAAEACKSFDDSKEEINKDFEAKKDELQPKVIEIYEASSTEIKTLVKEPKEAGLKNSTAVQKFLDELVKIEFPGSKAVCEASSKYGPGLVSGPVLFLFEKVSTFIVTEENEEELPPPTTNTTGEEEASGKEKEIVIEEEKKEEVAVMVEEREATEAVAAAAEPAKP